The Besnoitia besnoiti strain Bb-Ger1 chromosome Unknown contig00014, whole genome shotgun sequence genome contains a region encoding:
- a CDS encoding uncharacterized protein (encoded by transcript BESB_025560) yields MLRLPEKKGMLQPRAVPSLCIVFSSITFLLVLPLVEVTSLWCGVGSSSLPAPRRPWAQKKDWKLRPPTLFSLGKSRLFLDRSTSSFPFFLSFASGGRCLWHHARHLRNATPLYKTRKYGRFHLLPRHSCIRLRPLRCLGCREPEAFLAHRLPPPWSCALTESPWKGQRVDIAPAALIGACKLLRQTRGSQASCSLDSASHGEKAKSSCQAKREVSRRHQEIGLAIKAGHVADAFRQLEENLTSVLRCLDCQDGTYSSRPAGRASMDGGGMLESQNQSCESTYGPASRRSEPSSSSCPAPAPSSPPTVTSSHRRNAAVIPFIESASGVINLAASTGDFSIACRVLSLLERLGLLHPLASSVGSAFVAAAAAAGEAEAASRMLQIMHAQGVEMRRKAFGAIVLLLLSRGQGFSVLKQSGLLQLMREHRRLPLPSHLLALLVQDARGVRAQLDREREACSRLAAVLQAAGGADNADDMNNADGRSPDFPRVGDETRHVDRHGKVFAQGELSVDPSGEQRYEGAGRSASLPVDSSCPAGRQEERADLRATSVENAEKACRLEVRKSLVMLREFVVACVDVLNLLHDVTEYGQPLAYAPAANFCAMLRDLNLPVAHVGQAVLRHEEGTSGRDGSAAYPGGPAASQIAQGEDVHVSKDCWPLPALRYRDPAARVYAEDCLNSLQGCGSAAKHPAEPQAPCKASTELDCYAAADDEGKENKSVNAASQKRPSEHSDEPRYFYQFPAAESAGALPVPDSAFRDDGKNPASQLWTEKGGEQKGEQPRPQRYGVCAGCGVHLRRVPLSSNERRLLRLGVLKLSAMLQPRQLRALLAFEVNLSRVQGLCPPSLGHLRRPLGRQHASAEGVLSDGLAGMKVQDARSKLHGRSENRQSVGSERIDPVSEGSPAQGRPSSMEHSSAEGPTRCGLNSEVAALSPNGRGTWPCPSDRSAVRECRGKPPVGRFAVRSSPRFTIVLDAANIAYNRQNREDGIFSYAQIECVRQELVSRGERPLIILPAAYFWGVRPAGSLGTPSVGFTEKGRSSLSSKSLLKPRQTVFGLKACEARGEDESPGAAWPASWSALPGADPVACRKGLCPFCRYEIIVPNRCKPSNRRRRDILGRAAATQAARALRSQATRTRNAAPAEDDAVALNLSDSFAHSNCLRGRPWESAVSGGKYGPLSSTGDFTFFSLDGYERGEYSFPDAANQQRVTCRDRALLNKWERDGCLFVCGLGAHDDHYHLLASLNAPPARESLWERLGPVTLSSSSAAARRQDDDEGTYNELESVEGEKGDLLDASCKAERGPTLCNDARGLPPELRDGTNRAKIPHEHRAPCSGSTESRTAGGTSGPSDDRRPLLLQLGGELPPCSEGDAGEAAAHLSGRAVSSQDHGSKAHDGNEQSRGERHNDGRRRSFLGYVWDSGPGDSKDTVLGWADESAHARLQQNAGLHLDASPGFYPLSLLTNDRFRDHRLSSQQRIPFRHWRQLALLPYAFQWGLSPHDEEVRLAATTSELFSPSCGGAPAPTAYGRRRHKQRKPAGARPRGRLPAGRLSTASRGWSPPELKQKEVGEVDPSQAGNPWGGGAPVDHAAVSADSIGDGNRADSSHLFQETSLADVFAWEPFASFPDGSKALAPFSGVSSRDGETGSPQIGTGHAHSSSTASFLSMPGLCRKLSSGTLASHVMLKYPFIRFSRQISPSLAVCDRLASQSALFSCSSNLSSSSFHTLRKGRRRERAPVFGDRPFPESEQSLPPDPTWMHDKDLPLDLYSPDDERAEPLPQMSHSFPLLFVGMTKHVTQRMQLSRQTRRRATQWLPVAPSEEGGWRSVIGASLTGERPPDLRSLAAHLSRWRQANQVSLRRGGSSEDKGEARVTPHGQDSQPPEGDQSFVWHVPVREEDEEGFVGVDESSVAVSSRSGERALEGNAPELPATTERTERSRTSLQLGRKTKNETDEEGGSSSAFEEWARHEGGTEDSRSGDAGFEDATQAIEWRYQEALERSKTWLGIDLYPLRHLIREREDFLEGSWVAV; encoded by the coding sequence ATGCTCCGCCTGCCTGAGAAGAAGGGCATGCTGCAGCCTCGTGCCGTCCCTAGTCTGTGTATTGTTTTTTCGTCAATCACGTTCCTCCTGGTGCTTCCTCTAGTGGAGGTTACTTCGCTATGGTGCGGCGTCGGGTCTTCGtccctgcctgcgccgcgccgcccctggGCACAGAAGAAAGATTGGAAGCTCCGACCTCCCACGCTGTTCTCTTTGGGGAAGTCGAGGTTGTTCCTAGACCGCTCTACTTCCAgttttcctttcttcctgTCATTCGCTTCGGGCGGCAGGTGTCTGTGGCACCACGCGCGACACCTGCGCAATGCCACCCCCCTTTACAAAACGAGGAAATACGGCCGCTTTCATTTACTTCCTCGTCACTCCTGTATTCGTCTCCGTCCCTTGCGGTGCCTCGGTTGCCGCGAGCCAGAAGCCTTTCTGGCTCATCGCTTGCCTCCTCCGTGGTCCTGCGCCTTAACCGAGTCCCCATGGAAGGGACAACGCGTGGATATCGCTCCAGCCGCACTGATTGGCGCGTGTAAGCTGCTGAGGCAGACAAGGGGAAGCCAAGCGTCCTGCAGCCTGGATTCGGCTAGCCACggagaaaaggcgaaaagCTCGTGCCAAGCAAAGAGAGAGGTCAGCAGGAGGCACCAGGAAATCGGCCTTGCTATCAAGGCTGGACATGTGGCGGACGCCTTCCGGCAGCTAGAGGAGAATCTCACGTCTGTTCTCCGTTGTCTTGACTGTCAGGATGGAACATATTCCTCTCGTCCCGCCGGCCGAGCTTCCATGGATGGTGGTGGGATGCTCGAATCTCAGAATCAATCATGTGAGTCGACATATGGACCCGCATCTCGTCGTTCTGagccgtcttcgtcctcctgtCCTGCCCCCgccccttcgtctcctccgaCAGTCACCTCCTCGCACAGAAGGAATGCAGCTGTAATTCCGTTCATCGAGAGTGCCAGTGGCGTCATCAACCTGGCGGCCTCGACTGGGGATTTCTCCATTGCATGCAGAgtgctttctcttctcgaAAGACTTGGGTTACTCCATCCCCTGGCCAGCAGTGTGGGAAGTGctttcgtcgccgcggcggcggcggcaggcgaagccgAGGCGGCCAGCCGAATGCTGCAGATAATGCACGCTCAAGGCGTCGAGATGCGGCGCAAGGCGTTTGGCGCGATTGTGCTTCTGCTCCTCTCCAGGGGGCAAGGGTTTTCGGTTTTGAAGCAAAGCGGGTTGCTACAGCTGATGAGGGAGCACCGCCGACTGCCGCTGCCCTCCcacctcctcgcgcttctcgttCAGGACGCACGCGGAGTGAGAGCCCAGTTGGACCGCGAACGggaggcctgcagccgcctAGCTGCCGTGCTGCAAGcagcggggggggcggacaACGCGGACGACATGAACAACGCAGATGGCAGGAGTCCTGATTTCCCACGAGTGGGTGACGAGACACGCCATGTAGACCGACATGGCAAAGTTTTTGCGCAGGGAGAGCTGTCGGTGGATCCATCTGGGGAACAGAGATATGAGGGAGCGGGGCgatctgcgtcgctgccagTCGATTCCAGCTGCCCTGCCGGCAGGCAGGAAGAGCGGGCGGATCTGAGGGCGACCTCGGTGGAAAACGCGGAAAAAGCATGCCGTCTGGAAGTGAGAAAGAGTCTTGTCATGCTTCGAGAGTTCGTCGTTGCATGCGTGGATGTCCTTAACCTGCTTCACGACGTCACAGAGTATGGACAGCCGCTAGCGTATGCGCCGGCGGCAAACTTCTGTGCTATGCTTCGCGATCTCAATCTGCCAGTTGCTCACGTTGGACAGGCTGTTTTGCGGCACGAGGAAGGCACAAGTGGGAGAGACGGATCGGCGGCTTATCCTGGCGGGCCTGCGGCTTCTCAGATTGCCCAAGGGGAGGACGTTCACGTGTCGAAAGACTGCTGGCCCCTTCCTGCTCTGCGGTATCGGGAtcccgcggcgcgggtgTACGCCGAAGACTGCCTCAACTCCTTACAAGGTTGCGGCAGTGCCGCTAAGCATCCTGCGGAACCTCAGGCGCCATGTAAAGCGAGCACGGAACTCGACTGctacgccgccgcagacgacgaagggAAGGAGAATAAGTCTGTGAACGCGGCAAGCCAGAAGCGCCCTTCTGAACATTCCGACGAGCCGCGGTACTTCTACCAGTTTCCCGCAGCTGAGTCAGCTGGTGCGCTTCCGGTTCCGGACTCCGCATTCAGGGACGACGGAAAAAATCCGGCCTCTCAGTTATGGACAGAGAAAGGCGGCGAACAGAAAGGTGAACAGCCCCGCCCCCAGCGGtacggcgtctgcgcaggctgTGGAGTACATTTGCGGCGTGTCCCGTTGAGCTCCAATGAAAGGCGCCTGCTCCGCTTGGGGGTTCTCAAGCTTTCCGCTATGCTGCAGCCTCGACAGCTTCGCGCCCTCTTGGCATTCGAAGTCAACCTGAGCCGCGTGCAGGGCCTCTGTCCTCCCAGTCTGGGTCATCTCAGGAGGCCGCTGGGGCGACAGCATGCGTCGGCGGAAGGTGTGCTCTCAGACGGGCTTGCAGGGATGAAAGTTCAGGACGCCCGATCCAAACTGCATGGGAGGAGTGAAAACCGGCAGTCGGTCGGCAGTGAACGCATTGATCCGGTTTCTGAGGGCTCTCCTGCTCAGGGTAGACCCTCCAGCATGGAGCACTCTTCTGCGGAAGGTCCGACTCGCTGCGGCTTGAATTCCGAGGTCGCCGCGCTATCACCCAACGGTCGGGGGACGTGGCCGTGCCCGAGTGACAGGTCCGCTGTGCGAGAGTGCCGCGGAAAGCCCCCTGTGGGGCGGTTTGCGGTGCGTTCTTCGCCACGCTTTACCATCGTCTTGGATGCCGCGAACATTGCCTACAACCGCCAAAACCGTGAGGACGGCATCTTCAGCTACGCTCAGATAGAGTGCGTTCGTCAGGAGCTCGTGAGCCGCGGGGAGCGTCCGCTCATCATTCTTCCGGCGGCTTACTTTTGGGGGGTGCGGCCCGCGGGATCTCTTGGCACTCCGTCGGTGGGTTTCACTGAAAAGGGCAGATCAAGCCTGTCTTCTAAGTCTCTCCTCAAACCACGACAAACCGTCTTCGGCCTAAAGGCTTGTGAAGCACGCGGTGAGGATGAGAGTCCCGGTGCCGCGTGGCCAGCAAGCTGGTCCGCCCTCCCGGGCGCAGACCCCGTGGCGTGCAGAAAAGGCCTGTGTCCCTTCTGCCGATACGAGATTATCGTCCCGAATCGCTGCAAGCCAAGCAacagacgaaggagagatATCTTGGGGCGGGCTGCtgccacgcaggcggcgcgcgctcttCGAAGTCAAGCGACTAGGACGAGGAACGCGGCccccgcggaggacgacgccgtcgccctgaACCTTTCCGATTCCTTCGCGCATTCGAATTGTCTTCGTGGGCGTCCCTGGGAGTCTGCCGTGTCGGGTGGCAAATACGGACCTCTCTCGAGCACAGGGGATTTCACGTTCTTCTCCCTAGATGGCTATGAGAGGGGAGAGTACTCTTTCCCAGATGCCGCAAATCAACAGCGGGTGACCTGCCGGGACAGGGCACTACTGAATAAGTGGGAACGGGACGGATGTCTCTTTGTCTGCGGGTTAGGCGCACACGATGACCATTACCACCTTCTGGCGTCTCTGAATGCTCCTCCGGCTCGCGAAAGCCTCTGGGAGAGGCTAGGACCAGTCACCctgtcctcctcttcagcaGCCGCTCGCAGGCAGGATGACGATGAAGGGACGTACAACGAACTTGAGAGTGTTGAAGGCGAGAAAGGGGACTTGTTGGATGCCTCCTGCAAGGCGGAACGCGGGCCGACTCTGTGTAATGATGCCAGAGGTCTCCCGCCGGAACTCAGAGATGGAACAAATCGCGCCAAAATACCACATGAACACAGGGCGCCTTGTTCCGGTAGCACCGAGTCCCGCACTGCGGGCGGAACTAGTGGTCCTTCCGACGACAGAcggcctctgctgcttcagctTGGGGGCGAACTGCCGCCTTGCAGCGAGGGCGATgctggagaagcagcggcgcatCTGAGCGGGCGGGCGGTCAGCAGCCAGGACCACGGGTCAAAGGCACACGATGGAAACGAACAAAGTCGTGGAGAGCGGCACAACGACGGAAGGCGCCGTAGTTTTCTCGGATACGTGTGGGATTCGGGGCCGGGTGATTCAAAGGACACCGTTCTGGGATGGGCCGACGAGTCGGCCCATGCCCGGCTTCAGCAGAATGCAGGCCTCCACCTCGACGCTTCGCCTGGTTTTtatcctctctctctcctgacAAACGACCGCTTTCGCGACCACCGTCTGTCTTCCCAGCAGCGCATCCCGTTCCGCCACTGGCGGCAActtgctcttcttccctATGCTTTCCAGTGGGGTCTGAGTCCCCACGACGAAGAGGTCCGGCTTGCGGCGACGACATCGGAGCTGTTTTCTCCCTCCTGTGGCGGGGCGCCTGCACCGACTGCATATGGAAGGCGAAGGCACAAGCAGCGAAAGCCGGCTGGCGCGAGACCGAGAGGTCGGCTTCCAGCAGGTCGGCTGAGCACGGCATCGCGTGGCTGGTCTCCGCCGGAACTCAAACAAAAGGAGGTCGGCGAAGTCGACCCATCACAGGCAGGGAACCCctggggaggaggcgcaccCGTGGATCACGCCGCGGTTTCGGCAGATTCCATCGGTGACGGAAACCGTGCGGATTCCTCTCATTTGTTTCAAGAGACCTCGCTGGCTGACGTTTTCGCTTGGGAACCCTTTGCGTCGTTTCCTGACGGATCAAAAGCATTGGCGCCATTCAGTGGAGTAAGCAgccgcgacggagagacCGGGTCTCCCCAGATAGGCACGGGGCACGCACACTCATCTTCAACAGCTAGCTTCCTTTCGATGCCTGGTTTGTGTCGGAAGCTCTCCTCAGGCACTCTGGCATCCCACGTCATGCTGAAATACCCCTTCATCCGCTTCAGTCGTCAAATCTCCCCTTCATTGGCGGTGTGCGACCGACTGGCCTCGCAAAGCGCTCTTTTCAGCTGCTCTTCTAACTTGTCTTCTTCCAGTTTTCACACTCTTAGGAAGGGGCGGAGAAGGGAACGCGCACCTGTCTTTGGAGATCGACCTTTTCCAGAGAGCGAGCAGAGCCTGCCCCCGGACCCTACGTGGATGCATGACAAAGATCTTCCGCTCGACCTCTACTCGCCTGACGACGAGCGGGCGGAGCCGCTCCCGCAGATGTCCCACAGCTTTCCCTTACTGTTTGTGGGAATGACAAAGCACGTCACCCAGCGGATGCAACTCTCTCGCCaaacgcggagacgcgcgactcAGTGGCTGCCTGTTGCACCGAGTGAAGAGGGAGGATGGAGGAGCGTCATCGGGGCCTCCCTGACTGGCGAGCGCCCACCGGATTTGCGAAGCCTTGCGGCGCATCTGAGTAGATGGCGACAGGCCAATCAGGTCAGTCTCCGCCGTGGGGGCAGCAGTGAGGACAAAGGCGAAGCGCGTGTGACTCCGCACGGCCAGGACTCGCAACCGCCAGAAGGCGACCAGTCGTTTGTGTGGCACGTACCGgtgcgagaagaagacgaggaggggtTCGTCGGTGTGGATGAGTCCTCTGTCGCGGTCTCCTCTCGGAGTGGCGAGCGGGCGCTTGAGGGGAATGCGCCCGAGCTCCCCGCCACAACAGAAAGGACGGAACGATCGCGCACGAGCCTGCAATTAGGACGCAAAACAAAGAACGAGACGGACGAGGAGGGGGGAAGCTCCAGCGCGTTCGAGGAATGGGCACGCCACGAGGGAGGGACGGAGGACAGCCGAAGTGGAGACGCAGGCTTTGAAGACGCGACGCAAGCAATTGAGTGGCGCTACC